The Deltaproteobacteria bacterium genome segment AGGTCCACCGCGCCGTCCTGAAGGACGGCGGGCACGAGGTCGTCGTCAAGGTCCAGCGGCCGAACATCCAGGGCAAGATCGAGGCGGACGTTGAGATCATGGGGTTCCTCGCCCGCGCGCTGGAGGCGAACTTCCCCGAGACGCGGCTCTTTTCCCCGGCGGGAATCGTGGAGGAGTTCGAGAAGGCAATCCTGAAGGAGATCGACTTCACCCACGAGTCCGGGCACATCGAGCGGTTCCAGCAGAACTTCCGGAACAACCCGGCCGTCCACTTCCCCAGGCCCTACAAGGAGCTCTCGACGCCGCGGGTGTTCGTGATGGAGTTCATCCGGGGGACGAAGATCACCAGCATCACGCCCGACAGGTTCGACGTGGCGAAGGTGGTGGACACGGGCCTCAACTCCATCTTCCAGATGATCTACCAGGACGGGTTCTTCCACGGCGACCTGCATCCGGGGAACCTGCTCGTCCGCGACGACAACGTGCTCTGCTTCATCGACTTCGGCCTGTGCGGGCGGCTCAGCCAGCGGCAGCGGGACCAGCTCATCGACGTGCTCATCGCCATCGTGCGGCAGGATTACGAGTCGGTCGCCCGCACCTTCTGGAAGATCGGCATCCACGGCAAGGACACGGTGAAGGACTACGGCGTCTTCGAGGCCGACGTGGTGGAGATGCTGGACAAGTGGTTCACCGGAAAGACGCTGGACGAGATCGAGTTCGGCGGGCTGTTCAAGGACCTCATCGAGGGCGCCATGCGCCACCGCCTCCGGATGCCGCCCGACTACACGATGACCTTCAAGGCGGTCATCACGATGGAGGGCGTGGGCCGGGAGCTCCAGCCGGGGCTGGACGTGCTGGCCAAGGCGCGGCCGTTCATCACGGCGATCCTGAAGGAACGGTACAGCCCGGAGAAGCTGCTGAAGAAGGCGGTCGATTCGGCCCGCGAGCTGGCCGAGAT includes the following:
- a CDS encoding AarF/ABC1/UbiB kinase family protein, which produces MATALQRVYEQVRVGQAVFRDANRFREIVTILARHGFGAFVESLHLQDRWLINKLAAMGSREAGQLPFERRMLKAIQELGPTFVKLGQILSTRPDIVPPALVAELKTLQDAVPPMTWEEVDAQLKAEIGADWRGKFSEFSEKPLACASIAQVHRAVLKDGGHEVVVKVQRPNIQGKIEADVEIMGFLARALEANFPETRLFSPAGIVEEFEKAILKEIDFTHESGHIERFQQNFRNNPAVHFPRPYKELSTPRVFVMEFIRGTKITSITPDRFDVAKVVDTGLNSIFQMIYQDGFFHGDLHPGNLLVRDDNVLCFIDFGLCGRLSQRQRDQLIDVLIAIVRQDYESVARTFWKIGIHGKDTVKDYGVFEADVVEMLDKWFTGKTLDEIEFGGLFKDLIEGAMRHRLRMPPDYTMTFKAVITMEGVGRELQPGLDVLAKARPFITAILKERYSPEKLLKKAVDSARELAEIISSFPQTVQAIMEDLRKGETQLNIELTQARHLQRTYAKTQSRNMYAVMASAAAISGTLALPHDGYAVLGFPAVSFWFYLLTVLLGAGFFLKSGGD